A genomic segment from Streptomyces sp. NBC_00237 encodes:
- a CDS encoding acetyl-CoA C-acetyltransferase, with protein MSTEAYVYDAIRTPRGRGKANGALHGTKPIDLVVGLIHEITARFPDLDPAAIDDIVLGVVGPVGDQGSDIARTAAISAGLPDTVAGVQENRFCASGLEAVNLAAMKVRSGWEDLVLAGGVESMSRVPMGSDGGAWFNDPMTNYENGFVPQGIGADLIATIEGYSRRDVDEYAALSQERAAAAWKDGRFNRSVVPVRDRNGLLVLDHDEHMRPGTTADSLAALKPSFAAVGDLGGFDAVALQKYHWVEAIDHVHHAGNSSGIVDGAALVAIGTKEVGERYGLTPRARIVSVAVSGSEPTIMLTGPAPATRKALAKAGLTIDDIDLVEINEAFAGVVLRFAKDMGLSLDKINVNGGAIAMGHPLGATGAMILGTLVDELERQDKRYGLATLCVGGGMGVATVVERV; from the coding sequence TTGAGCACCGAAGCGTACGTGTACGACGCGATCCGCACCCCGCGCGGACGCGGCAAGGCCAACGGCGCCCTGCACGGCACCAAGCCGATCGACCTCGTCGTCGGCCTCATCCACGAGATCACGGCCCGCTTCCCGGACCTCGACCCGGCCGCCATCGACGACATCGTCCTCGGTGTCGTCGGCCCCGTCGGCGACCAGGGCTCCGACATCGCCCGCACCGCCGCGATCTCCGCAGGACTTCCCGACACCGTGGCGGGCGTCCAGGAGAACCGCTTCTGTGCCTCCGGCCTCGAAGCCGTCAACCTGGCGGCCATGAAGGTCCGTTCGGGCTGGGAGGACCTGGTCCTCGCGGGCGGCGTCGAGTCCATGTCGCGCGTCCCGATGGGCTCCGACGGCGGCGCCTGGTTCAACGACCCGATGACCAACTACGAGAACGGCTTCGTCCCGCAGGGCATCGGCGCCGACCTCATCGCCACCATCGAGGGCTACTCCCGCCGCGACGTCGACGAGTACGCCGCCCTCTCCCAGGAGCGGGCCGCGGCCGCCTGGAAGGACGGCCGGTTCAACCGCTCCGTCGTCCCGGTCCGCGACCGCAACGGCCTCCTCGTACTCGACCACGACGAGCACATGCGCCCCGGCACCACCGCCGACTCGCTCGCCGCCCTCAAGCCGTCCTTCGCCGCGGTCGGCGACCTGGGGGGCTTCGACGCGGTCGCGCTCCAGAAGTACCACTGGGTGGAAGCGATCGACCACGTCCACCACGCGGGCAACTCCTCCGGCATCGTCGACGGCGCCGCCCTCGTCGCGATCGGCACCAAGGAGGTCGGCGAGCGCTACGGCCTGACCCCCCGGGCCCGTATCGTCTCGGTCGCCGTGTCAGGATCCGAGCCCACCATCATGCTCACCGGCCCCGCCCCCGCCACCCGCAAGGCGCTCGCCAAGGCGGGCCTGACCATCGACGACATCGACCTCGTCGAGATCAACGAGGCGTTCGCGGGCGTCGTCCTGCGCTTCGCCAAGGACATGGGCCTCTCCCTCGACAAGATCAACGTCAACGGCGGCGCCATCGCCATGGGCCACCCGCTGGGCGCGACCGGCGCGATGATCCTGGGCACCCTCGTCGACGAACTGGAGCGCCAGGACAAGCGTTACGGCCTCGCCACCCTGTGCGTCGGCGGCGGCATGGGCGTCGCCACCGTCGTCGAGCGCGTCTGA
- a CDS encoding acyl-CoA dehydrogenase family protein, translated as MKRQLFNAEHEAFRETVRTFLAKEVLPHHEQWEKDGIVSREAWLAAGRQGLLGLAVPEEYGGGGNADFVYSAVLAEEFTRAGASGLAIGLHNDIIGPYLTGLATDEQKRRWLPGFCTGETITAIAMTEPGAGSDLQGIRTTAEDKGDHWLLNGSKTFISNGILADLVIVVAKTSPEGGAKGLSLLVVERGAEGFERGRNLDKIGQKAQDTAELFFHDVKVPKENLLGELNGAFLHLMTNLAQERMGIAVAAIAAAEHLLEITTQYVKEREAFGRPLAKLQHIRFEIAEMATECAVTRTFLDRCIVDHSNGELDAVHASMAKWWATELQKRVADRCLQLHGGYGYMTEYRVAKAFTDGRIQTIYGGTTEIMKEIIGRSLLG; from the coding sequence ATGAAGCGTCAGCTGTTCAACGCCGAGCACGAAGCCTTCCGCGAGACCGTCCGCACCTTCCTCGCCAAAGAGGTCCTCCCGCACCACGAGCAGTGGGAGAAGGACGGCATCGTCAGCCGCGAGGCATGGCTCGCCGCCGGACGGCAGGGTCTCCTCGGGCTCGCCGTCCCCGAGGAGTACGGCGGCGGAGGCAACGCCGACTTCGTCTACAGCGCCGTACTCGCCGAGGAGTTCACCCGTGCCGGAGCCTCCGGGCTCGCGATCGGCCTGCACAACGACATCATCGGCCCCTACCTCACCGGCCTCGCCACCGACGAGCAGAAGCGCCGCTGGCTGCCCGGTTTCTGCACCGGCGAGACCATCACCGCCATCGCCATGACCGAACCGGGCGCCGGCTCCGACCTCCAGGGCATCCGCACCACGGCCGAGGACAAGGGCGACCACTGGCTGCTCAACGGCTCCAAGACGTTCATCTCCAACGGCATCCTCGCCGACCTGGTGATCGTCGTCGCGAAGACCTCCCCGGAGGGCGGCGCGAAGGGCCTCTCCCTCCTGGTCGTCGAGCGCGGCGCCGAGGGCTTCGAGCGCGGCCGCAACCTCGACAAGATCGGCCAGAAGGCCCAGGACACGGCCGAGCTGTTCTTCCACGACGTCAAGGTCCCCAAGGAGAACCTCCTCGGCGAGCTCAACGGCGCGTTCCTCCACCTGATGACCAACCTCGCCCAGGAGCGCATGGGCATCGCGGTCGCCGCAATCGCCGCCGCCGAACACCTCCTGGAGATCACCACCCAGTACGTCAAGGAGCGCGAGGCGTTCGGCCGCCCGCTCGCCAAGCTCCAGCACATCCGCTTCGAGATCGCCGAGATGGCCACCGAGTGCGCCGTCACCCGTACGTTCCTCGACCGCTGCATCGTCGATCACTCCAACGGGGAACTCGACGCGGTCCACGCGTCCATGGCCAAGTGGTGGGCCACCGAACTCCAGAAACGCGTCGCCGACCGCTGCCTCCAACTGCACGGCGGCTACGGCTACATGACCGAGTACCGGGTCGCCAAGGCATTCACGGACGGCCGTATCCAGACCATCTACGGCGGCACGACCGAGATCATGAAGGAGATCATCGGCCGGTCCCTGCTCGGCTGA
- a CDS encoding LLM class F420-dependent oxidoreductase: MEISVPLSYAGDPREGCDQIAALESAGLDAVWVAEAYGFDSPTIMGYLAARTTRMRIGAGILNVYSRTPALIAQTGAGLDAVSGGRALLGLGASGPQVVEGWHGKPYDKPLGRTRETVELCRRIWKREVIEHHGITDMPLPKEKGGRLGKPLKILNRPVRDTIPVYVASLGPANVELTAEIADGWLPTLFLPEKADAVWGSALAAGRAKRDPELGPLQTVAGGLLAIGEDASAARDLARPQIALYVGGMGAKGKNFYNDLAVAYGYEEEAAKIQDLYLQGRKKEAEAAVPDEFCELMSLCGPESYVRERVEAFRAAGVTMLNVVPVGPEPAKLIETVKNWL; this comes from the coding sequence ATGGAGATCTCCGTCCCGCTGAGCTACGCGGGCGACCCCCGCGAAGGCTGCGACCAGATCGCCGCCCTGGAGTCCGCCGGACTCGACGCCGTCTGGGTCGCCGAGGCGTACGGCTTCGACTCACCCACGATCATGGGCTACCTCGCCGCCCGCACCACCCGGATGAGGATCGGCGCGGGCATCCTCAACGTCTACTCCCGCACCCCCGCCCTGATCGCCCAGACCGGCGCGGGCCTCGACGCGGTCTCCGGCGGCCGGGCGCTCCTCGGGCTCGGCGCTTCGGGCCCGCAGGTCGTCGAGGGCTGGCACGGCAAGCCGTACGACAAGCCCCTCGGCCGCACCCGCGAGACCGTGGAACTGTGCCGCCGCATCTGGAAGCGCGAGGTCATCGAGCACCACGGCATCACCGACATGCCGCTCCCGAAGGAGAAGGGCGGCAGGCTCGGCAAGCCGCTCAAGATCCTCAACCGTCCGGTCCGCGACACCATCCCCGTGTACGTCGCCTCGCTCGGCCCCGCCAACGTGGAGCTGACCGCCGAGATCGCCGACGGCTGGCTGCCCACGCTCTTCCTCCCGGAGAAGGCGGACGCGGTGTGGGGCAGCGCCCTCGCCGCCGGACGGGCGAAGCGCGACCCGGAACTCGGCCCGCTCCAGACCGTCGCCGGGGGCCTCCTCGCCATCGGTGAAGACGCCTCGGCCGCACGGGACTTGGCCCGCCCGCAGATCGCCCTCTACGTCGGCGGCATGGGCGCCAAGGGCAAGAACTTCTACAACGACCTCGCCGTCGCCTACGGCTACGAGGAGGAGGCGGCGAAGATCCAGGACCTCTACCTCCAGGGCAGGAAGAAGGAGGCCGAGGCCGCCGTCCCCGACGAGTTCTGCGAGCTCATGTCGCTCTGTGGGCCCGAGAGTTACGTCCGTGAGCGCGTCGAGGCGTTCCGCGCGGCGGGCGTCACCATGCTCAACGTCGTCCCGGTCGGGCCCGAACCCGCGAAGCTCATCGAGACCGTCAAGAACTGGCTGTAG
- a CDS encoding CaiB/BaiF CoA-transferase family protein: protein MARTAGTNPRNASGPLAGVRVVELAGIGPGPFAAMCLADLGADVVRVDRPGGVGLGVAPAQDLTNRGKRSVLVNLKDPDGPERVLGLVERADILIEGYRPGVAERLGVGPDACLARNPKLVYGRMTGWGQEGPLAQQAGHDISYLAVTGTLGMIGRADEPPTVPANLVGDYAGGSLYLVIGVLAALQHARTAEGAGQVVDAAIVDGASHLATMLHGMLAAGGWQDRRGANLLDGGCPFYGTYETSDGRYLAVGALEPQFYAEFTTLLGIADTAPDRSDLARWGDLRDTIAARFKERTRDEWTAVFEASDACVAPVLSMREAPHHPHLAARATYVEHGGVTQPAPAPRFSATPGAIRGGPALPGADTAEVAADWDVPNLMNDDATKGETA from the coding sequence ATGGCAAGGACAGCAGGCACGAACCCGAGGAACGCGTCCGGACCGCTCGCCGGAGTGCGCGTGGTGGAACTGGCGGGCATCGGACCAGGGCCTTTCGCCGCGATGTGCCTCGCCGATCTCGGTGCCGATGTCGTACGGGTCGACCGGCCCGGCGGCGTTGGACTCGGCGTCGCCCCGGCCCAGGACCTCACCAACCGGGGCAAGCGCTCCGTACTCGTCAACCTCAAGGACCCGGACGGACCCGAACGGGTGCTCGGCCTCGTCGAGCGCGCCGACATCCTCATCGAGGGCTACCGCCCCGGTGTCGCCGAACGCCTCGGCGTCGGCCCCGACGCCTGCCTTGCCCGCAACCCGAAACTGGTCTACGGCCGGATGACCGGCTGGGGCCAGGAAGGACCCCTCGCCCAGCAGGCCGGCCACGACATCTCCTACCTCGCCGTCACCGGCACTCTCGGCATGATCGGCCGCGCCGACGAGCCGCCGACCGTCCCCGCCAACCTCGTCGGCGACTACGCGGGCGGCTCCCTCTACCTCGTCATCGGCGTCCTCGCCGCCCTCCAGCACGCCCGCACCGCCGAGGGCGCGGGCCAGGTCGTCGACGCGGCGATCGTCGACGGCGCGAGCCACCTCGCCACCATGCTGCACGGCATGCTCGCCGCCGGAGGCTGGCAGGACAGGCGCGGGGCGAACCTGCTCGACGGGGGCTGCCCGTTCTACGGAACGTACGAGACCTCCGACGGCCGGTATCTGGCGGTCGGGGCCCTGGAACCGCAGTTCTACGCCGAGTTCACGACACTGCTCGGCATCGCCGACACCGCCCCCGACCGGAGCGACCTCGCCCGCTGGGGCGACCTGCGCGACACCATCGCCGCCCGCTTCAAGGAACGTACCCGCGACGAGTGGACGGCCGTGTTCGAGGCGTCCGACGCCTGCGTCGCCCCGGTCCTGTCCATGCGCGAGGCCCCGCACCACCCGCACCTCGCCGCCCGTGCCACCTACGTCGAACACGGCGGCGTCACCCAGCCCGCCCCCGCCCCGCGCTTCTCCGCGACCCCGGGCGCGATCCGCGGCGGCCCCGCGCTGCCCGGGGCCGACACCGCCGAGGTGGCCGCCGACTGGGACGTACCGAACCTCATGAACGACGATGCCACGAAGGGTGAGACCGCCTGA
- a CDS encoding trans-acting enoyl reductase family protein, with product MPRPYDIVLFGASGFVGELTAAYLAEHAPTDCRWALSGRSLAKLERLRARLAKSHPACAELPLVQADSGDTDALRELARSTRVLATTVGPYLQHGEGLVAACAEAGTDYLDLAGEPEFVDRMYLGYDAVARRSGARLIHSCGFDSVPHDLGTYFTVQQLPEGVPLRVDGFVRTGARFSGGTFASVLGALGRGRQMVRAARERRQAEPRPEGGRQVHARLGPPHRNGELGMWALPLPTIDPEVVGRSAAALERYGPDFRYRHFAAVKWLPVALGGTAAIGSVMVLAQVPAARRWLSSLIAPGTGPDEALRAKSWFTVRFVGEGGGKRVYTEVSGGDPGYGETAKILAEAALSLAYDELPQTAGQVTPAVAMGDALVGRLQEAGIRFRVAAVR from the coding sequence ATGCCTCGTCCGTACGACATCGTGCTCTTCGGAGCCAGCGGCTTCGTGGGCGAACTCACCGCCGCCTACCTGGCCGAGCACGCGCCGACCGACTGCCGCTGGGCCCTCTCCGGCCGCAGTCTCGCCAAACTGGAGCGGCTGCGGGCCCGTCTCGCCAAGTCCCACCCGGCCTGCGCGGAACTGCCGTTGGTCCAGGCCGACTCGGGCGACACGGACGCCCTGCGTGAACTCGCCCGCAGCACGCGGGTGTTGGCGACCACCGTCGGCCCGTACCTCCAGCACGGGGAGGGGCTGGTGGCCGCCTGCGCGGAGGCGGGCACCGACTACCTGGACCTGGCGGGCGAGCCGGAGTTCGTGGACCGCATGTACCTGGGGTACGACGCGGTGGCCCGGCGGAGCGGGGCGCGGCTGATCCACTCGTGCGGCTTCGACTCCGTACCGCACGACCTCGGGACGTACTTCACCGTGCAGCAGTTGCCGGAGGGCGTGCCGCTGCGGGTGGACGGTTTCGTACGGACCGGGGCCCGGTTCTCCGGGGGTACGTTCGCGTCGGTGCTGGGGGCGCTGGGGCGCGGGCGGCAGATGGTGCGGGCGGCGCGGGAGCGGCGGCAGGCGGAGCCCCGGCCTGAGGGCGGGCGGCAGGTGCACGCCAGGCTCGGGCCGCCGCACCGCAACGGTGAACTCGGGATGTGGGCGCTGCCGTTGCCGACGATCGACCCGGAGGTGGTGGGGCGTTCGGCGGCGGCGCTGGAGCGCTACGGTCCCGACTTCCGCTACCGGCACTTCGCGGCGGTGAAGTGGCTGCCGGTCGCGCTCGGCGGGACGGCGGCGATCGGCTCGGTGATGGTGCTGGCCCAGGTGCCTGCGGCGCGACGGTGGCTGAGTTCGCTGATCGCACCGGGAACGGGTCCTGACGAGGCACTGCGGGCGAAGAGCTGGTTCACCGTGCGGTTCGTCGGCGAGGGCGGCGGAAAGCGGGTGTACACCGAGGTGTCCGGTGGTGACCCCGGGTACGGGGAGACCGCGAAGATCCTCGCGGAGGCCGCGCTGAGCCTGGCGTACGACGAACTGCCTCAGACGGCGGGGCAGGTCACGCCCGCTGTGGCGATGGGCGACGCGCTGGTGGGGCGGTTGCAGGAGGCGGGCATCCGGTTCAGGGTCGCGGCGGTGCGGTGA
- the mmpA gene encoding morphogenic membrane protein MmpA, with translation MSTSISMRTSAAHTTPAPAPAEYFESVTVHRAGRKLAVTMFVSVLAMLGWTAGMIYTLSGWISGH, from the coding sequence ATGAGTACGAGCATCAGCATGCGCACCAGCGCCGCACACACCACCCCGGCCCCCGCCCCCGCCGAGTACTTCGAGTCCGTCACCGTCCACCGCGCGGGACGCAAGCTCGCGGTGACCATGTTCGTCAGCGTGCTGGCGATGCTGGGCTGGACGGCCGGGATGATCTACACCCTCTCGGGCTGGATATCAGGGCACTGA
- a CDS encoding endonuclease V — translation MNHTRQSAHRTPPDEATARAVQDALRTRVVLDEAGPRPGTGHVTGVDVAYDDDRDVVVAAAVVLDAATLAVVEEVTAVGRVEFPYVPGLLAFREIPTVLAALDRLTVAPGLVVCDGYGQAHPRRFGLASHLGVLTGLPTLGVAKNPFTFTYEQPGPARGDFSPLVDVGDGDVRDGNVRDGAEVGRALRTQPGVKPVFVSVGHRISLDNACAHTLHLAASYRQPETTRHADSLCRRALSEATDPRQQARN, via the coding sequence ATGAACCACACACGACAAAGCGCCCACCGCACCCCGCCCGACGAAGCCACCGCCCGCGCCGTCCAGGACGCGCTCCGCACCCGCGTCGTGCTCGACGAGGCCGGGCCGAGGCCCGGCACCGGCCACGTCACGGGCGTCGACGTGGCGTACGACGACGACCGTGACGTCGTCGTGGCCGCCGCCGTGGTCCTCGACGCCGCGACGCTCGCGGTGGTCGAGGAGGTCACGGCCGTCGGCCGGGTGGAGTTCCCCTACGTACCGGGACTGCTGGCGTTCCGTGAGATCCCGACCGTGCTGGCCGCCCTCGACCGCCTCACCGTCGCCCCGGGCCTCGTCGTCTGCGACGGGTACGGGCAGGCGCACCCGCGCCGTTTCGGCCTGGCCAGCCACCTGGGTGTGCTGACCGGCCTCCCCACCCTCGGCGTCGCGAAGAACCCGTTCACCTTCACGTACGAGCAACCGGGCCCCGCGCGCGGCGACTTCTCCCCCCTCGTCGACGTGGGGGACGGCGACGTGAGGGACGGCAACGTGAGGGACGGCGCGGAGGTCGGTCGCGCCCTGCGCACGCAGCCCGGTGTGAAGCCGGTGTTCGTCTCCGTCGGCCACCGGATCTCGCTCGACAACGCCTGCGCGCACACCCTGCACCTGGCGGCCTCCTACCGCCAGCCGGAGACCACCCGCCACGCGGACTCCCTGTGCCGACGAGCCCTGTCCGAGGCCACGGACCCACGGCAACAGGCACGTAACTGA
- a CDS encoding YciI family protein, with translation MFVLELTYTAPVEQVDALMTDHVAWLDTQYEAGVFIASGRKQPRDGGIILAVAPSRDAIERIAAEDPFATGRVCEYRIVEFVATKTSEALSAYRQAPVA, from the coding sequence ATGTTCGTACTCGAATTGACCTACACCGCGCCCGTCGAGCAGGTCGACGCGCTGATGACCGATCATGTGGCGTGGCTGGACACGCAGTACGAGGCGGGGGTCTTCATCGCCTCGGGTCGGAAGCAGCCGAGGGACGGCGGGATCATCCTGGCGGTCGCACCCTCGCGGGACGCGATCGAGAGGATCGCCGCGGAGGACCCCTTCGCGACGGGCCGGGTGTGCGAGTACCGCATCGTGGAGTTCGTCGCCACGAAGACGTCCGAGGCCCTCTCCGCCTACCGCCAGGCCCCGGTCGCCTAG
- a CDS encoding oxidoreductase codes for MRGMGKTRRMVSVGLSAAAMAAALGSAPAQASAAPPPVSAEERAKAPSGWRLKDTGVTDVRFRGLAAVDRRTAWVAGSKGTVLRTADGGRSWLNVSPPGAGGLEFRDVEAFDGRRAVVLAIGEGEASRTYRTEDGGRTWQETFRNPDPKAFYDCLTFFDSRNGLAMSDPVDGKYRILSTGDGGRTWKVLPTQGMPDALPGEAGFAASGQCLVSNGSRDVWLATGGAARGRVLHSSDRGLTWKATDLSIPAGDPARGVFGVAFRDRTHGIAVGGDYRAGQPSPNAAARTADGGRTWHASALPPAEYRSGVTWLPHSRSVALAVGPTGTDVTLNAGRSWRKIDAGSYDTVSCTADFGCWASGEKGRVARLEF; via the coding sequence ATGAGGGGTATGGGGAAGACGAGACGAATGGTGTCCGTGGGGCTGAGTGCCGCGGCGATGGCCGCGGCGCTGGGCTCCGCACCGGCGCAGGCTTCGGCCGCGCCGCCACCGGTTTCAGCGGAAGAGCGGGCGAAGGCCCCGTCCGGGTGGCGGCTCAAGGACACGGGCGTGACGGACGTACGGTTCCGGGGCCTGGCGGCGGTGGACCGGCGCACGGCCTGGGTGGCGGGCTCCAAGGGAACCGTGCTGCGTACCGCCGACGGGGGCCGCAGTTGGCTCAACGTGTCCCCGCCGGGGGCGGGCGGCCTCGAATTCCGCGACGTCGAGGCGTTCGACGGGCGGCGGGCCGTGGTGCTCGCGATCGGCGAGGGCGAGGCGTCGCGGACGTACCGCACGGAGGACGGCGGCCGAACCTGGCAGGAGACCTTCCGCAACCCCGACCCGAAGGCGTTCTACGACTGCCTCACCTTCTTCGACAGCCGCAACGGCCTGGCGATGAGCGACCCCGTCGACGGGAAGTACCGCATCCTGTCGACCGGAGACGGCGGCAGGACCTGGAAGGTGCTGCCGACCCAGGGCATGCCGGATGCCCTGCCGGGCGAGGCGGGTTTCGCGGCGAGCGGCCAGTGCCTGGTGAGCAACGGCTCGCGGGACGTCTGGCTGGCCACGGGCGGTGCCGCGCGCGGACGCGTCCTGCACTCCTCGGACCGGGGCCTGACCTGGAAGGCCACGGACCTCTCCATTCCGGCGGGCGATCCGGCGCGAGGCGTGTTCGGCGTGGCCTTCCGGGACCGTACGCACGGGATCGCGGTCGGCGGCGACTACCGGGCGGGACAGCCCTCGCCGAACGCGGCGGCCCGCACGGCGGACGGCGGCCGCACCTGGCATGCCTCGGCGCTCCCTCCGGCGGAATACCGGTCGGGTGTCACGTGGCTGCCGCACTCGCGGTCGGTCGCGCTGGCGGTGGGACCGACGGGGACGGACGTGACGCTGAACGCGGGGCGGTCGTGGCGGAAGATCGACGCAGGGTCGTACGACACGGTGTCGTGCACGGCTGACTTCGGGTGCTGGGCTTCGGGGGAGAAGGGAAGGGTCGCCCGGCTCGAATTCTGA
- a CDS encoding GNAT family N-acetyltransferase: MAVEIVDARESGRYEARVDGSDKVAGIAQYIRTPELIAFVHTEVEPANEGQGVGAALVRESLDTARAEGLRVLAVCPFYSGWIQRHPEYADLLYQSRSSVTD; the protein is encoded by the coding sequence ATGGCAGTCGAGATCGTCGACGCGCGGGAATCCGGGCGCTACGAGGCACGCGTGGACGGATCGGACAAGGTCGCGGGCATCGCGCAGTACATCCGTACGCCCGAACTGATCGCTTTCGTGCACACCGAGGTCGAGCCCGCCAACGAGGGTCAGGGCGTCGGAGCGGCACTCGTACGGGAATCACTGGACACGGCACGGGCCGAGGGGCTGCGGGTGCTGGCCGTCTGCCCCTTCTACTCGGGCTGGATCCAGCGGCATCCGGAGTACGCGGACCTTCTGTACCAGAGCCGTTCCTCCGTCACGGACTGA
- a CDS encoding (4Fe-4S)-binding protein, whose translation MSEQQPPANVKEYRGEKVDVTFRPGLCLHAAECVRGLPEVFDLQKRPWITPDAAAPELVSEVVRRCPSGALQYRSHDGPAEDAEHPTVITRNAAGQLFIRGDLRVDGSQGPHHETRVMLCGCGASGNQPYCDHAGVCGTT comes from the coding sequence ATGAGCGAGCAGCAACCCCCTGCGAACGTGAAGGAGTACCGGGGCGAGAAGGTGGACGTCACCTTCCGGCCCGGTCTCTGTCTGCACGCCGCCGAATGCGTACGCGGACTGCCCGAGGTCTTCGATCTGCAGAAGCGCCCCTGGATCACCCCGGACGCGGCGGCCCCCGAACTGGTCTCCGAGGTCGTCCGCCGCTGCCCGAGCGGAGCACTCCAGTACCGGTCGCACGACGGGCCCGCGGAGGACGCCGAGCACCCGACGGTGATCACCCGGAACGCGGCGGGGCAGCTCTTCATACGGGGAGATCTGAGGGTCGACGGTTCACAGGGTCCCCACCATGAGACACGGGTCATGCTGTGTGGCTGCGGCGCCAGCGGGAACCAGCCGTACTGCGACCACGCAGGTGTCTGCGGCACGACGTGA
- a CDS encoding SsgA family sporulation/cell division regulator has translation MSTVIEQAVQARLISSAPQLENVPATLSYDRTDPFAVHMTFPPPATLEGIEVVWTFARELLAAGLDEPAGIGDVQLRPYGYGRTVLELHATEGVAMVHIRTSELRRFLKQTQELVPTGAEHQYLDVDQDLAQLLSS, from the coding sequence TTGTCCACCGTCATCGAGCAGGCCGTGCAGGCCCGTCTGATTTCCTCCGCGCCGCAGCTGGAGAACGTTCCCGCGACGCTCAGCTACGACCGCACGGACCCGTTCGCCGTGCACATGACCTTCCCTCCTCCGGCGACCCTGGAGGGCATCGAGGTGGTGTGGACGTTCGCCCGGGAGCTGCTGGCCGCCGGGCTCGACGAACCGGCCGGGATCGGTGACGTGCAGCTGCGGCCGTACGGGTACGGGCGGACCGTGCTGGAACTGCACGCCACGGAGGGCGTGGCCATGGTCCACATCCGCACGTCCGAGCTGCGGCGCTTCCTGAAGCAGACGCAGGAACTCGTGCCGACGGGGGCCGAGCACCAGTATCTGGACGTCGACCAGGATCTGGCGCAGCTGCTGAGCAGCTGA